The following are encoded in a window of Microvirga ossetica genomic DNA:
- a CDS encoding IS4 family transposase, with product MTKTSLPTHPLGEAANVISWVDQELAGCRFRDNRLGQRLRKLLTHMAGAIGGSLPLACQDWANTKAAYRFLSNPKVSDHEILQGHFQATRTRFAAFGGPILVIQDTTELSYERAQPERIGATRRVNSGRDKEGRSRMHTVCGLLMHSCLAVTADGLPLGLSAIKFWTRPQFKGARTLKRKINPTRVPIDQKESIRWLECMRQSVALFGAPERCIHIGDRENDIDEFFCTAQALSTHFLVRTCVDRLAGDGQHTIADEMAEVKVKGRHQVEVRSPKGDVSLATVELKYRRIHILPPIGKQKRYPALSLTVIHAQERHPPKDRARIDWKLITDLPVRSRADAIQMLDWYAMRWKVELFHKILKSGCRAEETKLRTAERLVNLLSIYCILSWRIFWMTMLNRVVPDVPPRLALTDLEMDLLDELVRDKGQVLLRSKTLAYYLTKIARMGGYLARGHDPPPGNTVMWRGLSRLMDIELGARIGAQIYG from the coding sequence GAGGCAGCCAATGTTATTTCCTGGGTCGATCAGGAACTCGCTGGGTGCCGCTTTCGGGACAATCGTCTCGGCCAGCGCCTGCGCAAGCTCCTGACCCACATGGCCGGTGCCATTGGCGGCAGCCTTCCGCTGGCCTGCCAGGATTGGGCTAACACCAAAGCGGCCTACCGCTTCCTGTCCAATCCCAAAGTTTCCGACCATGAGATCCTTCAGGGCCATTTCCAAGCCACCCGAACCCGCTTTGCCGCCTTCGGTGGCCCTATCTTGGTCATTCAGGACACAACCGAACTGTCCTACGAAAGAGCACAGCCTGAACGGATTGGTGCGACCCGCCGGGTCAACAGCGGCCGGGACAAGGAAGGTCGCTCCAGGATGCACACGGTCTGCGGGCTGCTCATGCACTCTTGCCTGGCTGTGACCGCGGATGGGCTGCCGCTGGGGCTTTCGGCGATCAAGTTTTGGACGAGGCCTCAGTTCAAGGGCGCCCGGACGCTCAAACGCAAGATCAACCCGACCCGGGTGCCCATCGATCAGAAGGAGAGTATCCGCTGGCTGGAGTGCATGAGGCAGTCCGTGGCGCTGTTCGGTGCTCCTGAGCGCTGCATCCATATCGGCGACCGGGAGAACGACATCGACGAGTTCTTCTGCACGGCTCAGGCTCTGAGCACGCACTTCCTGGTCCGAACCTGCGTGGATCGGTTGGCGGGCGATGGCCAGCACACCATCGCGGACGAGATGGCAGAGGTGAAGGTCAAAGGACGGCATCAGGTCGAAGTTCGCAGCCCGAAAGGCGATGTGAGCCTTGCCACCGTAGAGCTCAAATACCGCCGGATCCACATCCTGCCTCCGATCGGCAAGCAGAAGCGCTATCCAGCCCTGAGCCTGACGGTGATCCACGCACAGGAGCGTCATCCACCCAAAGACCGGGCGCGGATCGACTGGAAGCTGATCACGGATCTGCCGGTACGATCCCGCGCGGACGCGATCCAGATGCTCGACTGGTACGCCATGCGCTGGAAGGTCGAGCTGTTCCACAAGATCCTCAAGTCCGGGTGCCGAGCGGAGGAGACCAAGCTGAGAACGGCCGAGCGCCTGGTGAACCTGCTCAGCATCTACTGCATCCTGAGCTGGCGGATCTTCTGGATGACGATGCTCAATCGTGTTGTTCCGGACGTGCCGCCGCGGCTGGCCTTGACGGACTTGGAAATGGACCTGCTCGACGAGCTGGTGCGAGACAAGGGCCAGGTGCTGCTGCGGAGCAAGACGCTCGCCTACTATTTAACTAAGATCGCCCGCATGGGCGGCTACCTTGCCCGTGGCCATGATCCTCCGCCAGGAAACACCGTCATGTGGAGAGGACTATCCCGCCTGATGGATATCGAACTCGGCGCTAGGATTGGGGCGCAAATCTATGGGTAA